In a single window of the Acyrthosiphon pisum isolate AL4f chromosome X, pea_aphid_22Mar2018_4r6ur, whole genome shotgun sequence genome:
- the LOC100573315 gene encoding uncharacterized protein LOC100573315 encodes MLNGELQRQRIGLFQQLVEMNDASNEQEQQATCELEMIAVWPFTGGPPPAVPYAVEGSIVVGGGRERLRSGHMETQISKNNDLEVDEPVYKLVNDNSDTSSTSDDNNYNNSDLENVLTFNSGPDDGEIADSLNENFDDIHEQLKKQFEKIVTDIVAQNIDGIFCVTHTLQLAVIDSLKGSTVEKLLKKMRVLVEKLRNQTYLYLIKKEKLKSPVLYYLTRWHSTVDMLEKVQCLRPFILYMSANDSKLNKLCISSFEWQQDALCKALLLFFFCINEDRRENHNLHYSSPKSFTTCQDINKKIAI; translated from the exons ATGCTGAACGGCGAATTGCAGCGTCAGCGGATTGGATTATTTCAACAACTTGTAGAAATGAACGACGCCAGTAACGAGCAGGAACAACAAGCGACGTGTGAACTCGAAATGATCGCCGTTTGGCCGTTCACCGGCGGGCCGCCACCAGCTGTGCCGTACGCGGTGGAGGGGAGCATCGTCGTCGGCGGTGGCAGAGAGCGCTTGCGTTCGGGCCATATGG AAAcacagatttctaaaaataatgacTTAGAAGTCGATGAACCAGTATATAAGTTAGTAAATGACAATAGTGATACTTCCTCAACATCagatgacaataattataataacag tgatcTTGAAAATGTGTTAACTTTCAATTCGGGTCCTGATGATGGAGAAATTGCTGATTCATTAAATGAAAACTTTGATGATATTCATGAACaattgaaaaaacaatttgaaaaaattgtaactgATATTGTTGCCCAAAATATTGATG gtattttctGTGTTACTCATACGCTTCAATTAGCAGTAATTGATAGTCTCAAAGGTAGTACTGTTGAAAAACTATTAAAGAAGATGAGAGTCTTAGTTGAGAAGCTAAGAAACCAAACTTACTTATatcttattaaaaaagaaaaattaaagtcaCCAGTTCTGTACTACTTGACTAGATGGCATTCTACAGTGGACATGCTTGAAAAAGTACAATGTTTAAGaccttttattttatacatgtcagctaatgattcaaaattgaacaaattgTGCATAAGTAGTTTTGAATGGCAACAAGATGCCCTGTGCAAagctttattactattttttttctgtattaacGAGGACCGGAGAGAGAACCACAATTTGCATTACAGCTCCCCGAAAAGCTTTACTACCTGCCaagatataaacaaaaaaattgcaatCTGA